A stretch of DNA from Triticum dicoccoides isolate Atlit2015 ecotype Zavitan chromosome 2A, WEW_v2.0, whole genome shotgun sequence:
NNNNNNNNNNNNNNNNNNNNNNNNNNNNNNNNNNNNNNNNNNNNNNNNNNNNNNNNNNNNNNNNNNNNNNNNNNNNGAGAGAGATCCGGCGTACATACTGGCGTAGCTGAACTTGCAGTCTTCTGGGGTGTCGGCAAAATGCAGGGGGCTCGACCACCGGTAGCGGAAGCGCTGCGTGTCCGCCCACGAGCACACCTCCGCGAGCTCGCCGTTGGCCGACGACGGGAGGAGAGCCTTCACCCCCGCCAACGCCTCCTTGGTCAGGAAACCCTGCATTGATAAACATCAGCTGAGTTGATCTACGGCCGGCGCCGGTGAAAACAGATGGAATCGATCACTAGTGCTGGGCAGACGACGGATCGGTGGTTTACGTACGTCGGCGATCTTGCAGGTCATGTAGTGCCCCTCCTTGCCCCACGCCTGCGCCGCTGGGACTCCTGCCGCCGCCGCGACCAGGACGACGTGAAGCAGCAGCAGCAAGCCCATCCTAGCTTAGCTCTCTCCTTCTCCGTGTCTTGTTGTTGTGCTGCTTTCCGTCTTGTCTCATGTCTACCTTGTGTACTGCTCCCCTATATTTATACAAACAGCCACCGGCCAACCCATGGCCGCGTTCTGCTTTTTGTCTGAACCGGTAGCATTTATTTATTGACATTAGCAGGAAAATACTCTATATATGGTGTTAAGCTATTTATTTATTGATATTAAAGTGGAACTAAAGCTTCTTATGGGGATATATATAGTTTGTATGACGCGTCCGGTGTGAAGATCTTACGTATTGAATTCATGCACCAGCCAACTCATCAAAAAATCCAAACTGATggagggcaatatatttcaacactccccctTATGTCTAGGCTATTTTAGTCCTTAGACGTGGGCTGGATGTAGGCCGCAGATGcgttggcagggtcttgaactcaagacctcttggctcggataccatattgaattcatgcaccaatcaactcattcaaaaatccaaactgatgaagaaaggtgggcaatatatttcaacattaCGAACATAGATAATGGATGTGTTTGCTTGCATAGCAGGAACTTTAAAGCACCTCTCAGCCATGCCCGTTAGGAACGGCCGATTCAGCCATTTCCCCTCAGGCAGGCTCGGACGATGCATGGGAAACCACAGAGATGGCGCAAACTCGCGCGTCTCTCCAACTCTGGATGCAAGGCTGGGTTAATGCCACGTTTTTTTCTTCCGAATTTGCTTGAAAAGCAAATCAATCTATCCAACTGGTTCTAATGCACACATCACTTTGATGAAACAAAATAGTTACAATCACAAGAAGGTTAGATCACTAGTATTATCCCACTGAGGAAATGAAGATGATACAATGGTGTCAATAAATACAacaccacatacatacatacatacatacatacatacatacaaatacAATGATTTGCCACCACAGCGAGTCTAAGCCGCTTTGGTGGACTGATATAAAAAAATTAATCGCGAATTCGTGATTTTTGTGTAGCCGGTTCTTTTATTTCTTCTTCTACTACTACAGTGTATCAATCACATGCTCTGCAGCCTGCTATTCTTCCCACTGAAGATCTGGTTAAGGATCACCGCCAGCCTCACGCCCCCCTGAGCGATCCTCTTCTCAACAACCGGCAGCGCCCGGAAGTAATATTCGTCTGCAGTTTAGTGTCGAAAAGATCTCGTCACACTTGTTGCAATGGAACCCTAACCAACTACTAATTAAGCTTACACAAGACAAGAAACATATGATTTAGAGTTATTAATCTCATACAACGCCTACCTCTTAAGGTGTCGCCTTCCTCGACGCCCTCGTACGCGTCGCAGGCCAGCAATGCGCTCTCCTTGGCGTACCTGCATTCGACCATTCTCTGCCGTCAGATCCAGCTCTGAATATACACATTTTCAGTTTTGCGGTTGGATTGGCTCATCATCATCGTGATCTTGAAGCTCACTTTTCGGCGCAGGTGATCTTGGTTTGGCTGCCGCAGGCCTCCCACTGCTTCTCCTCGCTGGACCACTCCTCCTGCAAGAGATCAATATAATCAGAGTTTACTCAGGGTGAAATTAAGCCGAGGTAATGGACTGCAAGTCAAGACAGTGCAGGAATTGCTAGGTAGCTTACGGTGATGTTGCGCTGGATGGCCTCGATCATGGTGTCTTGGTCCCTGTTGTAAAAGTCCTTCATGGCCTGTGTGATCACGTCAGAGTCCCACACCTAGGTTTGGAAAGACACACCAACGTTTGATTAGACAGTGAACAGTTAATATAGATCGATCAGTGGGTCTAATAAGTCTAAATGGTGATCGATCGGGAACTGTAGGACGTACGTGGTGCAGGTTGCTCTTCCTCCTGTACCAGCGGAGTTTGATGGTGTTGCCGCCGAGGTCGTCGACGTGGCCgcagtgcagcggctggtggacgtCACCCACGAAGTGCGCCAGGAACATCAGGCTCTCCGTCCGATCATCTGGATGATACACATACaatttatacatacatacatacatacatacatacataccatTCAGTGCATGTGCACGTTCTATGTTCAGTACACAATACCATGCGTGAAGAAAATGATACTACGTACATGCAcgtatgtactactccctctgtttacaaaTATGAGATGTTTTTAATATTCCATTATGAACTGCATATAGACTGAAATGAATGAACAAACACATTAAAAAGcaactatatactccctccataaataaatataagagtagtgatctaaacgcttttatatttttttacagagggagtacatcagtATGGGAAAAAAGTTACTGTACTAGAACATCgtatatttgtgaacagagggagtacttacatGGGCTGGACGGGTCCTCCAGCGCGGCGGTGTAATTGTTGATGGCTCCAACCACGCACACGTCCTTGTTCCCCTTGGTGTCGTGGCAGTCCCCTGCCCAAAATCAAAATCAGTAGGGGCATCGAAGCACGCATGACGTACTATGTAACTAAGAGGCTGTATAATTCTGGTGTTTTTTTCTTGCGGGTAAAAAGGAATATGTATTGACGTGTTGGGCTTTATCAGTTGTTGTTCTTGCTTGTGAAACTCTAACCTGTGAAACTTAGCTTGTCGTGCATGCCTTCTTACTCTCTCAGTCGGCAGCTGACGAGGGCCTACTAACTCCCTTGCCCAAGCAAACCTATATACTTAGGCCTGGTACAATATGAGGCGTTTAGGGAAGGTATTTAGAGAAATAAGTTATTTTTTCTTAAGCATCGATGGTTATTTATAGATGGTAGACGTTTTATTAGACGCCTCTACTGTGGAGATACGAAAAAGGGTTtttccccgctttatattataaagtacCACCGATTACAACCGCGAGCCGATACAAACACACATCCCACTACACACACCACACACCCAAGGCTAGATACAAGGGTGCCGGGCACCAACCCACCACTCCAACGACTACAAAGCACCAAAAAAATGAACAAAGAAGCGTCGCTTAGAGCCGACGGAGATCACCATGAGCAATCCACCGAGGAGAAATGAGACGGCCAACGGCGGAGTGAGGACTCCAAAAcgatgcctccaacaagggaacgACCAAAGCCGCCACCGTCCGATCCGGCGgatcaagttttcacccggagTAACCTGAAGGGAGAGGGAGCACCGCGACGGAGCCTGCAGGGAGGGTACGACGTCCACGGACGCTGCCACCGTCGGCCAGTACAGAGACTGGACAAGTGATGTACCCCGGTGTACCAATCCCTCCAACGCAACCTCACTCCGCCAACCACCCGCATCCATGCCGCCCGAGCAGCCATGTCTGCCCGCCCGCACCCGAGCCGCGCAATCCGCCCAAGATCAACACGCCTCCCACCGCCGCCCTGCATCCAGACCGTCCTGGAATCATCAAAGGAGCAAGCTTTGGCCAGTGCAAACCCCAACCATCGCCAAAACTGCAACGACCGTCCCGCCTCAGAACACCGAGTCAGCAACCAACAAGCACCAGGTTGGGGAAGTGGGAAGGAAGGAGCGGCCCACGGCCCCGACCGGCGACGGGCGGCTCGACCTCGTCGAAGCCCCCATCCTACCGGCCTTCCCACCCGAAGCACTCTGCTTCGCCCCACCACGGCGATTGGCACCAACTAGCGAGAGGCCACTGACGGCGCGCGTCCGTCGAAGAAGGGGAGAgaaccgccgccgccgcatccAAGGAAGAGCCACAAATAGCCTGCCCGCGCCGCACGCCCAAGCCGGGAAGGAGACCCGGCCGGACCCCAGGACGCACACGCCCCGCCACCGCCACAACCATGCCACCAGCACTGCCACTCCTAAGCACGGCAATGCCGGCCGCCCGCGGCTCCTGCTGACCCCGGCCCTCGCCGCTGGAAGGAACCCCAGCACTAGATCCCGCGGGATCCAACCGGGGCCATCCCGCGCGATCCGCCCGACGCAGCCACCCCATGGATGAGCAGCTCCACCACGCCAGGGGCCGGCCCAGCCAAGCCGGCAGCCGCCCCCAGCCCGCGCCGCCGCAGCCCTCGTCGCCGGCCACAGGATTTGACGAAGCAGCCACTGCTGCCCCGCCGCCCCCAAGCCAGCACGCCCTGCCACCAGGTCCACgcagccgccgccgcgccgtcgacCCGCTGCACCCGTCGCGCAGCAGCCCGGGGCACCGCCGCGCCGCCCTGCGCCAGCGCCGCGCACCTCGCCTGACCCATGTGTCTCGCGCCACAGGGCCCCAGGGGAGGTGGGAGAGGAacccccgccgccaccgacgccagcCGGGCTTCGCCCGGTGgcgccctccggcggcggcggggagggggaGAGGCGGGGAGGGGGAGCTGGCGGGCGGCGGCTAGGTTTTTGCCCTGCCGCCCACGAGAGCGGCTCGGGCGAGCAGAGGAAAGGGGATCTTGTGTAGCTATCTTTCCCTCCCGCACACGTGTAGCTCTACTGTGGAGATAAGCAGTGATGCTTGAGAAAAACTCAATTTATTTTACCAAACACCTTCCCTAAATATCTTGCATCGTACAAGGTCTTGCTTGATTGGCGGGCCAGGCATGTCACCGTCCAATGAAGCTGATAATGACTCGCCCCAGATAATTTGGAGACTCGGAGACGATCCATCAAGGAGGAAAACTCTTtgtcaaatttttttaaaaaaatcaaagagGGAAGTTGTTGGCATATATGCCGGCCTTTTTATCTGAACGATGCTGATGCAGTTATCTGAACTGCCACTGACCAAACAGATGGACCGGTTGCTTCAGTAGCAGGTGTCTAATAGGTGGACGCAAGTAATGTGAGCACGGCAAATAACGTGTGGTGGCGAACCTCTAATTAAGCACGCACGGGCTCAAAGTCAAAGCGCGGCTTAACCTCCGATCGCGACATGCTGCTGTTACTAGCGCAGTAGCCCTAGCAAACTATCTATCTATCTAAACAAGTTTTCTTTCTTCTCTAAGTTACAAAAATAAGTGTTTTTTTCGCTGTGTGCATGGGTGAAACCTAGAAACAGCATGATGGTTGGCGCTGAAATTGTAAATGGTTGGCAGGTTGATTCAGAACAAGCATGATGGTAGAGCGTAAGTACTGGCGTAGCTGAAGTTGCAGTCGCCGGGGGTGTCGGCGAAGTGGAGGGGGCTGGACCACCGGTACCGGAAGCGCTGCTTGTCCGCCCACGCGCACACCTCCGCGAGCTCGCCGTTGGCCCACGACGGCAGGAGCTCCTTCACCGCCGCCGACGCCTCGCTCGTCAGGAAACCCTGcacgtaagaagaagaagaaaaactccaGTTCATTTCAGCTTACCTAGCTAGCTCTACGGCGGAGATATGTACAGCAGAATTGATCGATCGATCACGTGGGACGACGATCGGTGGGTGGTTCACGTACGTCGGTGATCTTGCAGGTCATGTAGTGCCCCTCCTTGCCCCACGCCTGCGCCGCCggggccctcgccgccgccgcggccaggaGCAcctgaagcagcagcagcaaccccaTCCTAGCTTAGCTCGAGCTTACTTTGCTCTCTCTCTGCTTCTTCGTGTCTTTCTGTAGTGTTGTGTAATTGTGTTGCTTTCCTTCCTTGTCTCATGCACGTTGTGTACTGCTCCCCTATTTATATAGACGGCCACCGGCCAACAGATGGCCGGGTTTTGGACTTGGAAGATTCCTTGTTCTGATCCGCGATGCTTTTATGTCCGGAGGAGTTTGAAGCCTTCAAGGGAGCGGTACTTCCATTCCATGTGAGACTGACGGACGGGGTTGCTTGCGCCTCACCCAGCTTTGCAGCCATGATGTGCAAACTATGTCGCCGTGGTTCACATGTGCAGCACGCAACAAACTCTGGTCGCCATCCGCTAGCTCCGCCGCAGTGTAAGACAATAGACTTTGggaggaaccggcacaaccctctaggagtGGCCTatcacatacatatatatatataatgaggtggtatacaacgttacaatatacacatgtaaatatagtctaacatcctccctcaatcttagccactttctaatgaatctagaagggtaagattgcgtctgcaagtctcaaactgtggcaaaggcgatggcttggtgaagatgtcagcaagttgatccttggaagaaataaacttgatctgtagttgcttctgagagacacgttcacgcacaaagtgatagtcaacttcaatgtgtttcgttcgggcatggaataccggatttgcagaaaggtatgtagcaccgatgttatcacaccaaagaacaggaggctgtgattggggtatacttaactcctgaagcaaggactgtacccagatgatctctgatgtggcattggccacagccttatactcagcctcagtactgctacgcgagacagtagcctgtttccgagcactccaggcaatcaggttagagccaaagaagacagcataaccccccgtggatcgcctgtcatccggattgccagcccagtctgcatcagaatatgctgaaagacaaccagagtcagacgaccgaatatgcaaaccatgagccaccgtgaaacaaatatagcgcaaaatccgcttaacagcagaccaatgagtgtcacggggtgactgcagatactggcagactcggttaacagcataggaaatgtctggtcgcgtgatcgtcaagtactggagcccaccaacaatactcctgtactctgtcgcatcagaagaagaaagaagcacaccatcaacagcattgagcttatcagtggtagacatgggtgtagtcgtcggtttgcacttaagcatcccagctcgctgcaacaaatccagagagtacttcttctgcgtcataacaaggccagcagcacgagaagtaacctccacaccaagaaagtaatgaagcttcccaaggtccttgaccgcaaaatcagcaccaagtgagcgaacaagcgcagtagcagccgactgagaggagctgaccaaaatgatatcatctacatagaccaacaagtacatagtaacctcaggcctttgaagaagaaacaatgaggagtcagcagttgatgatgcaaaaccatgagcacgaagagccattgcaagacgagcatgccaagcacgaggagcctgcttcagaccataaattgccttggacagacgacagagatgatcagggcgatccggatcagagaaacccggaggctggcgcatgtaaacctcctccgccaagacaccatgaagaaaagcattttgaacatcaagctaacgaagaaaccaacctcgagtaacagccagagagagaagaagtctgatggtagtaggcttgaccactggactgaaggtgtcttcatagtcaagtccaaaacgctgtcgaaagccacgagcaaccagacgagccttatagcgctcaatggacccattagaatgcctcttcactttgaaaacccatttggaatcaatgacatttacccgtgattgtggaggaacaagagtccatgtctgattgcgaagaagcgcttgatactcctgctccatggcctctctccaatgaggaatgcgcatagcagcttgatacgtgcgtggctcagaggatggatctgcgagagcagcagacatgcacgccgctaaccaagcaactgtgccatcgtgacgttgcttaggctgaaaaatgccactccgactgcgcgtatgtggacgtagagcagcagcaggagccggcggaggtgaaggtgacggagacgtgacggtcgccggagatgcaggaatcacctcaggcgagctcgggacagacgactccgggctgcatggcgaagactggcccgacgacaggggctcagaggccatgggcgaaccgagagtgggcgaggccagctccggtgacaccggcccagacggccttggcgagagcaggcgaggccggccctgatgagaagggcccagacaccctgggcgaggcaggggcgggcgaggccaggcctggtgatgactgccccgacgccctgggcgagacggggaccgaggaggccggcccagtcggcggggttgcagggcgcgacgatggcgaaggcagcccagaagccagaggcgaccgggccaggacgtcgatcggccgtgcatgagcacggaaactgaggccatgcaggggcgccatgtgctcctcatgcacaacagaaggtgccgaggatgaaggtgatggcgacgaagaggaagatggcacttccagaatctccaaacgagccccacgaccagtgcctgcaccatggttaggcaacaatagaggagaatatgcaacatcatcaaattggtcagaagcaacagaggatgaatgcatgacaggtggctcggtagtggacacagggagtttggcaaagggaaaaacatgctcatcaaacacaacatcccgagagatgtagacacgattagtgggcacatgaagacatttgtatcatttatgaagagagctataaccaagaaaaacacacttcttggaacgaaactcgagcttacgcttgttatatggacggagatggggccagcaagcacacccaaacaccttgagaaaggtgtagtccggttgttcattaaggagaacttcaatgggagtcttcatattcaaaacacgagtgggagtacgattgatgagaaaacatgcagtggtgaaagcatcactccaaaaatgaaacggaacagatgcatgggctaaaagagtcagaccagcttcaacattgtgacgatgcttacgttctactgaaccattctgctgatgtgtatgtggacatgctaaacggtgagtgatcccaagcgactgaaagaaggagttgaggttgcgatactcgccaccccagtccgactgaacatgaacaattttgtgcttgagaaggcgttcaacatgtttttggaactgaacaaaaatgtcaaacacatcagatttacgtttgataagataaagccaggtaaagcggctgtaagcatcaacaaaactgatatagtaattatgatcactaacagaagtctgagcaggaccccatacatctgaaaacacaagttctaaaggatgtttcacctcacgactggactccgaaaaaggaagttgatgactcttcccctgctgacaagcatcacacactgctacatctttattactagacacactaggaagctcatgacgacgcaaaacatgccggacaataggtgtggccgggtgaccaagacgagcatgccactgtgacggagatacccgaactccactgaagacgcgagcgacgccaggatgctccagatgatagagaccttggcagagccgcccactaagaagaatgtccctcgtgccccgatccttaataaaaagatcaaaaggatgaaattcacaaagcacattattatcacgagtgagtttaggaactgaaagaagattacgtgtcacagatggaactcgaagaacattgcgaagttgaagactcctattggtatgtctagtgagaagtgatgcttgaccaatatgagagatgtgcatacctgctccattggcggtgtggatcttgtcggagccatggtagggttcacgagtgtgaagcttccccatctcactggtcaggtgctctgtcgccccagagtccatgtaccagtggggatcaatggagtaggactgagtgtgtccctgtggcttctgcggcggcggacgatcagccatggcgacctgacgagcaaagttgcgtgtatccttcccgtcattgccgagaccaagaaaaccccgtccagtgcccatcgcgaccacaaagctggcacacacgtggaccgccagcccctggtagcgtcgcagtaggaggaggggccgaggcgggtggtggtgactgccccgaaggagccctggatgaagcagaggagcgaccacccttggtggcggcgtttgccgagagggcgtcgttgcccctggatcggcgcgtctcgactctttcctcagtaagcaggaggcgtgaaaagacctcgtgtgctggcatgggcgtggagttgcctctctcattgatgatctcgactagggcgtcatactcctcatcaagaccattgacaataaacgagttgaactcggagtcggtgaggggctgtccaatggaggccagcgtgtcggcgagactcttgactttgttgtagaactcagtggcggtggagtcaagcttctgacactccccaagttggcgacggagcccagatacacgagcctgcgactgtgccgcaaacgagcgctcaagaatagtccatgcctcgtgggacgtcttggcgaagacaacaagcccagcaacggccggagagagcgacccctggatggaggagaggttcgcctgatcctgccctgtccagacacggtgagccggattgtagaccggaccgtgcacgctgtcaaccagcgcaggagggcaagggagagagccgtcgacatagccaagcagatagtgactcccaagaagcggaagaacctgcgcgcgccagaagatgtaattgtccgacgacaacttgatggtgatgagatggccgaagtgaaacggcggcggcggctgcgatcccatcgaggagactggctgaggtgagaccaccgtggagacagtcagaggggcagccggcgcggtgacagagggcgcgatggccgcggttgacgccgcgaagcctgccagcgcgacgtcctccgccaccaacggcggagtggccgagggcgcgacagccgcggttgacggggcggcggtggtgtgggccacaagcgcctgcccgggtgaagtagcagccggcgggagcgcgaagagggagccgacgctccgtgtcccgatcggcgcctgaagggaggcggcatccagcggcctcgagagaagtgccgcgagggaggccggcagaaaaccggtggcggtggagccggacgcagcggcggacgtcatagcagtcgggcgacggcgacggcgggcgcggcggcggcggcggtggcggcggcggcggcggtggcggcggcggcggtttagagtttttaggcggaagcggacgtaacctagcgtgataccatgtaagacaataggctttggggaacCGGCACAATCctttaggggtggcctatcacatatatatatatataatgaggtggtatacaacgttacaatatacacatgtaaatacagtctaagacGCAGAATTGGCCGACCGGCcgatcagctcctgcacgccgcgtgCGCGCTTGATTCTTGCTCACCCCCAACGAGCGCCTACGGCTCCGGCCGGCCTCTGAACTCCGAATGGTCGGTAGGCTGGCACAGGCGTGCAAGATTCGTGGAGCTTCAGACTCAGGGTTCCCAACCAAACAAAAACCATGAATAAATGATCGGCTTGACGACGACCACTTACACAAACCACCGATAGCTGCTCGTCCTAGACGATCGGGAGATAAGGGTTGACGCCTTCACCAACGACGACAGGCAGCATATGCCCAATGCCTCGTGTAATATATTCCGTCGACAGTGTTTGCACGCAGTGGTTAGTCATTTACTACATGTGTGTGACGCAACAAGCGCCGCCTCCCCCGGGTCGCTGCTGCCGCTCCGTTGCAGCCGCCAAACCATCGGAGAGCATGCCTGCCATCCCCGCGCGCTCCTCGTCCACTCCCAACCAACGCTACGTGCTCCAATTTCTGAGTTGGCACTTCCTCAGCCGCAACGGACGACGAAGTGTCTACGAACCATGGGTCGACGATTGATGGCTGCTCGTCCTAAACAATCACAGAACAATGTTTTAAAGAACGGAATTTGTAAATTCCGAACGTTCGGATTTAGGGAATAGATCGGAACAATCTGACTGCTGTTCGATACCAATGCACTACCACCTCGGCTAAGCCTGCCTCTTTTGTTTTAGCTATAGGTTAGCTGATATTTATACTTTATTCGAAAGTGGGAAAACAACAATGCTTTCCACAATGAGAAGAA
This window harbors:
- the LOC119356801 gene encoding endonuclease 2-like, which encodes MGLLLLLQVLLAAAAARAPAAQAWGKEGHYMTCKITDGFLTSEASAAVKELLPSWANGELAEVCAWADKQRFRYRWSSPLHFADTPGDCNFSYARDCHDTKGNKDVCVVGAINNYTAALEDPSSPYDRTESLMFLAHFVGDVHQPLHCGHVDDLGGNTIKLRWYRRKSNLHHVWDSDVITQAMKDFYNRDQDTMIEAIQRNITEEWSSEEKQWEACGSQTKITCAEKYAKESALLACDAYEGVEEGDTLRDEYYFRALPVVEKRIAQGGVRLAVILNQIFSGKNSRLQSM